From Gossypium raimondii isolate GPD5lz chromosome 11, ASM2569854v1, whole genome shotgun sequence:
GTGATTGGAATACCAGTTTAACTCATGTGTATCGTGAATGCAATAGGCTGGCTGATTGTTTAGCAAAGGCTGTGGAAGGAATGTATATTGGATTTCACCTTAGTCTCAACCCTTGATTTTGCTCTAAATGTGCTGCATGAAGACCTTACCGTTTTATCTATTTCTAgattaattattatgtaatagcaGGAATgctaaaaaaacataaaatctaaaatttatataatatagaaTATAAATAAGTAACTTACTAAAATatgatatgaatgaaataaCCCACATGACTTTTACATGTCCCAACAAGGGAATTTTGTCAATGGCATACAAATGTAAACATGCAACTGATAACACAATACATTTATTGCCAACATTTTTACATAATGATGTCAGCAAACCCCccaaatatttatacttaaaaaaattaaccccaaatagaaatttaaataactttttgggtaaaaatacaaaaaattaagtgcaataaaaaaatgattggtCTAACTTTtactgtatttattttttacacatAGTAATTCATGATTTGACTTAAACTGAAACGTAAGTTGACAAATAAAAGGAATCCCACCCACACTCACTAAATTACTTgttcttttaccttttcttttcttttcttttgttcttgttttGTGCTCTCAAATGTTGTAAGGAAAagattatttcaatttgggaattttggattttgaagTTATCTCCATTCAAGATATAATCAGGTAACTTTAGATGTCTTGTTTTATTTCTCAAAGCCccattctttaatattttttttaaaaatttgtgtgAAAATCACCAATCTATGAAGAATTCTTCCACATAATTTGATTAGGGAAAATATgatatagataaaatatattatatacttaACCAAGGGGAAAAGAGGAGATTTCAATTGTATTCTATAGATGTGTGTGTATATGTTTGTATCATGACTTTAGGTAAAATCGTGACCAAGTTGCTTCAATTTTGTTAATTGTGGATATTGATTGTCACTTGATTTTATTAGATTTCTTTGTTGTTGTTCTCactttaaatgaaaattatttcattttaagtctaaatttttaaataataagttagagttaaaaatttgagatttgaaaattgaaatctaaCAGTTTTACGAATATGGATAAAATAGTTCGTTATCATGTTTTTCGACATTCGATCTCTAGATGATAGTCTTCATAACATGCGAACGAATGACACGTATTAtcctttgattttattaaattttttattgtttttaccattttattaaaatttattttaatatattaagtGGATAGACtatcttatttttcaattgtacataattgactctttttttctatataatgCAAATCCTAGATTACGTATAGATATTAATTTGCatagaaagaataattatttggaaatatagaaaaatgaaataaaatagaaatggcATTGTTAGGagaatattgaaaattattcaACAGATATTGTACTCTACAATCACCGTATTTGTCTATATAggcatttcaatttttattcagttttcttaaataattctTACAATTTCGTCACTCATCGACACATAGGCATAGACAGAGTAACTCTcctctaaaatgataaaactctacctcaatgtatcaaataattattatatatatttgatacatTCTATTTGGAAAGTTAAACAAGTCCACCTATAtgctaatatatttatattttaataaatttctctctgattatttatattttgtaggACAATTTACCCACCTATTACTATGATTTCAccaaattttgatgaaaacatGGATTTTCCCTTGAGTCCAATACCCTTTCCATGGTCACCTCAATTAGTTCCTTCACTTGAAGATGTAAATATAGCACCCATTGACAATGGTGGCTTAGATAACTTATGCCTGCAAAACAATGGTGTATCCCCAAATATGTCACAACCAAATTATGGCCCTAATGGTGAAGGAAATAGCTTCGGGAACCAAATTCCAGATCCCACATCAGTAGTACAAAATCCCGCTGAGTTGCCTTATAATGTGATGCAAGAAATGATGGACTCTTTGATCCCTTTGGAGGCAAATGGTGAAGGTGAAACAAGCAAGGAAAAATCCAAAAGGAAGCCTAGAAATACTTCAAAGAAGCAAGAACAAGGTGCTGAAGATGCAAGGTATAACATTATTCATtccttttaaattgttttagttGAGGTCACGTTCAGTCGATGACGGATTTTGTCATTAAATTTTGAGGGTTTCATGAGATTTTTTTTGGCTCTCATTACTGTTTGCTCCTACATTCACCATAGAGAAAATGGTCACAAATGATATGATATCAAATCTCGAACttgagttaaaaataatatttgttattgttGTGAAAAAAgtggtttaataataaaaatcatttaattaaaaagttagcttttaaattgtaaaaactttattctctttttttcatactttattgtgaaaccatattttttttagCATTGCCATTATTACATTTGCAATAAAAGTTATGTGAACCATTTGTGGAAGTAATGAAAATAGGAGTAATTGTAAGAGAAAGCGTCAGGCAAGACAGGAGCCGAGGACTTTTGGTGAGACAAGCTCAATTTACCGAGGTGTAAGCAGGTCTCATCCTATAATCCCATATCtttatttagcttaattaagaacTTTAATTACACTTGTATGGAAATGAAACATCAACAGTCAAGGGGGGAAGCCAAGAAATTTTAGTTGGGGCAAGATAAACATTTAAATGTTTAGGGGTTAAACTTTTATTATGGTAATTCGTCATTACCGACTCGCTACCCGGTTACTTGATTGGGTTTCGACCTGTAGATTACGTGGTTCGTACTTTAAGTTTGCACGTGAGGTATTCACGTCCTTTTACCACCATGCAGGCGAACCCACACATAGAAAACCCGTGTTAATCCTTGAATAGAGTACATGTTGGCATGCATGGGGACCTACCTACTACGTCACATCCATGAACAATAATTGTATCATGTAAATAGAGAATTTAACCCTTTTGAAGGATATTCACacaaaaaaactcaataaatttaaaaattttataaaaaagattaaattgtattacTTAACAATAAGAGGgtctaaaattgaaatataccCATTTTACCT
This genomic window contains:
- the LOC105761627 gene encoding AP2-like ethylene-responsive transcription factor SNZ, giving the protein MDFPLSPIPFPWSPQLVPSLEDVNIAPIDNGGLDNLCLQNNGVSPNMSQPNYGPNGEGNSFGNQIPDPTSVVQNPAELPYNVMQEMMDSLIPLEANGEGETSKEKSKRKPRNTSKKQEQGAEDARYTCRYEAFLWDNSDQGQKSRTVYIGGYDDEESAARAYDIAALKLWGEAAPLNFPVMLPLT